The following are encoded together in the Gemmatimonadaceae bacterium genome:
- a CDS encoding tetratricopeptide repeat protein has protein sequence MALERQGDYDAALTSYRLALRDRPNDTKILQNMAIAFTKTNRSEEAIRCYRSALEVAPHLSGAHYGLAFLLLKRGDQTGAEEHLDAFLAAPPGEPEAERWIHHARETLETLRGGGNPAEDSAAEDAET, from the coding sequence ATGGCCCTCGAACGACAAGGGGACTACGACGCGGCGCTCACGTCGTACCGCCTCGCGCTGCGCGATCGGCCGAACGACACGAAGATTCTCCAGAACATGGCCATCGCGTTCACGAAGACGAATCGGTCCGAGGAGGCGATCCGCTGTTATCGGAGTGCGCTCGAGGTCGCGCCGCATTTGTCCGGAGCGCACTACGGGTTGGCGTTCCTGCTCCTCAAGCGAGGCGACCAGACCGGCGCTGAAGAGCACCTCGACGCGTTCCTCGCTGCACCGCCGGGCGAACCGGAGGCGGAACGCTGGATCCACCACGCGCGCGAGACGCTCGAAACACTGCGCGGCGGCGGCAACCCGGCGGAGGACTCCGCCGCCGAGGACGCCGAGACCTAA
- a CDS encoding ParA family protein has translation MGQVLAVVSQKGGVGKTTTAVNLATALARRGVKTLLVDSDPQGSVRYGLGLSAATTRLGLSDYLAGTHELHQVVRTTTLPWLRVVSAGSVTESASHDGYQHQVAESPRTIELFERARERGYTIIVDTPPGLGPVVNRVLACSQHVLVPLQCEPLALQTTTQILRGIRASLASNPTLMLDGILLTMVEFGNPASERVAKYVREQLPAGLVLELTVPRSQASVEAFAAGQPVVLRSPEDPAAQAYRALAALLVGRLE, from the coding sequence GTGGGTCAAGTCCTCGCAGTCGTCAGCCAAAAAGGGGGAGTCGGCAAGACCACCACGGCAGTGAACCTCGCGACGGCGCTGGCCCGCCGCGGCGTGAAGACGCTGCTCGTCGACTCCGACCCACAAGGCTCCGTCCGCTACGGCCTCGGCCTCAGCGCGGCGACGACGCGGCTCGGGCTCTCCGACTACTTGGCGGGGACGCACGAGCTGCATCAGGTCGTTCGGACGACGACGCTGCCGTGGCTGCGCGTCGTGTCGGCCGGGAGCGTCACGGAGTCGGCGTCGCACGACGGCTATCAGCATCAGGTTGCCGAATCCCCGCGCACTATCGAGCTCTTCGAGCGGGCGCGCGAGCGCGGATACACGATCATCGTCGATACGCCGCCGGGGCTCGGCCCGGTCGTGAACCGGGTGCTGGCGTGCAGCCAGCACGTGCTGGTCCCGTTGCAGTGCGAGCCGCTCGCGCTTCAGACGACGACGCAGATCCTGCGTGGAATTCGCGCCTCGCTGGCCTCGAACCCGACGCTCATGCTCGACGGCATCCTGCTCACGATGGTCGAGTTCGGGAATCCGGCGTCGGAGCGGGTGGCGAAATACGTGCGGGAACAGCTTCCCGCGGGATTGGTACTGGAGTTGACCGTGCCGCGAAGTCAGGCGTCGGTCGAAGCCTTCGCCGCCGGGCAGCCGGTCGTGCTCCGCTCGCCCGAAGATCCGGCGGCGCAGGCGTATCGCGCGCTCGCCGCGCTTCTCGTTGGACGGCTCGAGTGA
- a CDS encoding long-chain fatty acid--CoA ligase: MISTGGPRNSAPGTLNQLFFKACERRKPDALQVKRDGRYQPISHDTLKDRVRRASLGLELLGVRPGDRIAILSTNRPEWVIADFACLTTGVADVPVYPNLPADQTAYILRDAGAVAIFASDAEQTAKVASIRGECPALRHVITFDESAGGDMTLAALESKGSAGDTDAARTAYMARANAVRPDDLATIIYTSGTTGDPKGVMLTHDNLYSNTIAACAAIPNSGDDTCLSFLPLSHSFERLGGYYVMLNFGASIAYAESMETVPKNLVEVRPTLVLSVPRLYEKMYARVLENALSGGPLKKRIFYWARSVGERWADVKLAGGTPGGLLGLRYALAHRLVFSKLQARTGGRLKYFVSGGAPLAPEIIKFFYAAGLVILEGYGLTETSPVIAVNTPANYRIGTVGKPLPGTEATIAPDGELLVRGPQIMKGYFNKPAATAEAIDTAGWFHTGDIGELRDGFIAITDRKKDIIVTAGGKNISPQPIENKIRTNKFVAQAVMIGDKRKYPIVLIVPNWENLEKWAKAEGVAWGPPADLLEAPAIREKMEREVLGEIKGLAHFEVPKRIGLLEHDFSIERGELTPTLKVKRRVIDKTYKSVIDALYEGNPSEHEPALAS, translated from the coding sequence ATGATTTCCACGGGCGGTCCGCGCAATTCTGCGCCGGGCACTCTCAATCAGCTCTTCTTCAAGGCGTGTGAGCGCCGCAAGCCCGACGCGCTTCAGGTCAAGCGCGACGGGCGTTACCAGCCGATCTCGCACGACACGCTCAAGGATCGCGTGCGACGCGCGTCGCTCGGCCTCGAGTTGCTCGGCGTGAGGCCGGGAGACCGCATCGCCATCCTGTCGACGAATCGGCCGGAGTGGGTGATCGCCGACTTCGCCTGTCTCACGACCGGCGTCGCCGACGTTCCCGTCTATCCGAATCTGCCCGCCGACCAGACCGCGTACATCCTTCGCGATGCCGGCGCGGTAGCGATTTTCGCGTCGGACGCGGAACAGACGGCCAAGGTGGCGTCGATCCGCGGCGAGTGCCCCGCGCTGCGCCACGTCATCACGTTCGACGAATCCGCCGGCGGCGACATGACGCTCGCCGCGCTCGAGTCGAAAGGCTCGGCCGGCGATACCGACGCGGCGCGCACCGCGTACATGGCGCGCGCGAACGCCGTGCGCCCCGACGATCTGGCGACGATCATCTACACGTCGGGTACGACGGGCGATCCCAAAGGCGTGATGCTGACGCACGACAACTTGTACTCGAACACGATCGCCGCGTGCGCCGCGATCCCGAATTCGGGCGACGACACGTGCCTCAGCTTCTTGCCGCTGTCGCACAGCTTCGAGCGATTGGGCGGCTATTACGTGATGCTCAATTTCGGCGCGAGCATCGCGTACGCGGAATCGATGGAGACGGTACCGAAGAATCTGGTCGAGGTGCGGCCCACGCTCGTGCTGTCGGTGCCGCGTCTGTACGAGAAGATGTATGCGCGCGTACTCGAGAACGCCCTCTCCGGCGGCCCGCTCAAGAAGCGGATCTTTTACTGGGCGCGAAGCGTCGGCGAACGGTGGGCCGACGTGAAGCTCGCGGGCGGCACGCCGGGCGGACTCCTCGGCCTGCGATACGCGCTGGCGCATCGGTTGGTCTTTTCCAAGCTGCAAGCGCGCACCGGCGGACGGCTCAAGTACTTCGTCTCGGGCGGCGCGCCGCTCGCGCCGGAGATCATCAAATTCTTCTACGCGGCAGGGCTCGTCATTCTGGAAGGTTACGGCCTCACCGAGACGTCGCCGGTCATCGCGGTGAACACGCCGGCGAACTATCGCATCGGCACCGTCGGCAAACCGTTGCCCGGCACCGAAGCGACGATCGCGCCCGACGGCGAGCTGCTCGTGCGCGGCCCGCAGATCATGAAGGGCTACTTCAACAAGCCCGCCGCCACCGCCGAGGCGATCGACACGGCGGGTTGGTTCCACACGGGCGACATCGGCGAGCTACGCGATGGGTTCATCGCGATCACCGACCGCAAGAAGGACATCATCGTGACCGCAGGCGGCAAGAACATCTCGCCGCAGCCGATCGAGAACAAGATTCGCACGAACAAGTTCGTGGCCCAAGCCGTGATGATCGGCGACAAACGAAAGTACCCGATCGTGCTGATCGTGCCGAACTGGGAGAACCTCGAGAAGTGGGCCAAGGCCGAAGGCGTGGCCTGGGGCCCGCCCGCCGACCTGCTCGAAGCGCCGGCGATCCGCGAGAAGATGGAGCGCGAGGTACTCGGCGAGATCAAGGGCCTCGCTCACTTCGAGGTCCCCAAGCGCATCGGCCTCCTCGAGCACGACTTCTCGATCGAGCGCGGCGAGCTCACGCCGACGTTGAAGGTGAAGCGGCGGGTGATCGACAAGACCTACAAGTCGGTCATCGACGCGCTGTACGAAGGCAATCCGAGCGAACACGAGCCAGCGCTGGCTAGTTAG
- a CDS encoding GxxExxY protein: MRLIEEEVTHALIGAFFAVHRELGFGFLEHIYATALERELCDRGRGVARELDVAVLYDGVEIAHQRLDMVVDDKVVVEIKSTERLHRDAKRQLYNYLRATKFEVGLLLHFGRSANFYRVIHTKGEAARAKKVRSDGDAETACHPDLL; the protein is encoded by the coding sequence ATGCGATTGATCGAAGAAGAAGTCACCCACGCATTGATCGGCGCGTTCTTCGCTGTGCACCGGGAGCTGGGGTTCGGTTTCCTTGAACACATCTACGCAACCGCGCTCGAGCGCGAACTGTGCGATCGGGGCCGCGGCGTCGCACGCGAGCTAGACGTCGCTGTTCTGTACGACGGAGTCGAGATCGCGCATCAACGACTCGACATGGTGGTCGATGACAAGGTGGTGGTCGAGATCAAGTCCACGGAGCGCTTGCACCGCGACGCCAAGAGACAGCTCTACAACTATCTCCGCGCGACCAAGTTCGAGGTCGGCCTGTTACTCCACTTCGGCCGTTCGGCGAACTTCTACCGAGTGATCCATACCAAGGGCGAAGCGGCCCGTGCCAAAAAAGTTCGCTCCGACGGAGACGCGGAAACCGCTTGCCATCCGGACCTCCTGTGA
- a CDS encoding NAD(P)-dependent oxidoreductase yields the protein MLRVFIAGGTGVIGRRVVPALVKGGYAVTAATRSDTGAAKLRAMGAESVLMDLMDAASVRRVMGKPDLVVNLSTHVPASMPAMVFRWAWRENDRIRRTGSANLATAARLAGADCVVQESYAPIYADHDDEWIDERWTVAPARYNRTVLDAEASVAQFTKFGGRGIVLRFANFYGPDSFATSEMIQMVKRGISPLVGPPDAYYSSVSHDDAAAAVVEALHLPAGIYNVCDDEPITRAEWLGSLAKAVGAKPPHMLPSWLTMLGGSTTQLWSRSQRISNRKLRELSEWRPATPCVRDAWPALIEQSSELAAAR from the coding sequence ATGCTACGCGTTTTCATCGCCGGCGGAACGGGCGTGATCGGTCGGCGGGTCGTGCCGGCGCTGGTGAAGGGCGGCTACGCGGTGACGGCCGCCACGCGCAGCGACACCGGCGCGGCGAAGCTGCGCGCGATGGGGGCCGAGTCGGTACTGATGGATCTCATGGACGCCGCGAGCGTCCGGCGCGTGATGGGCAAGCCGGATCTCGTCGTCAACCTGTCGACGCACGTCCCGGCCAGCATGCCGGCGATGGTGTTCCGGTGGGCGTGGCGCGAAAACGATCGAATCCGCCGGACGGGGTCCGCGAATCTCGCGACGGCGGCGCGTCTCGCCGGCGCGGACTGCGTCGTCCAGGAATCGTACGCGCCGATCTACGCCGACCACGACGACGAATGGATCGACGAGCGCTGGACGGTGGCGCCCGCGCGATACAACCGGACGGTGCTCGACGCCGAGGCGTCGGTGGCGCAGTTCACGAAGTTCGGCGGCCGCGGGATCGTGCTCCGCTTCGCGAACTTCTACGGACCGGATTCGTTCGCCACGTCCGAGATGATTCAAATGGTCAAACGCGGCATCAGCCCGCTGGTCGGGCCGCCGGACGCGTACTACTCGTCCGTGTCCCACGACGACGCGGCCGCCGCGGTCGTCGAGGCGCTCCACCTGCCGGCGGGGATCTACAACGTCTGCGACGACGAGCCGATCACGCGCGCCGAGTGGCTGGGGTCGCTCGCCAAAGCCGTGGGCGCCAAGCCGCCGCACATGCTCCCGAGCTGGCTCACGATGCTGGGCGGCAGCACGACCCAGCTCTGGTCTCGCTCTCAGCGTATCTCGAACCGCAAGCTCCGCGAGCTGAGCGAATGGCGCCCCGCCACGCCGTGCGTGCGCGACGCGTGGCCTGCCTTGATCGAGCAATCGTCCGAGCTGGCTGCGGCGCGTTAG
- a CDS encoding SDR family oxidoreductase, whose protein sequence is MKTGATAVVSGASRGIGLATSRALAGAGHRVAMLARSADALAAAARSIGDLAIAIPCDVTDNLALDAALARVNDEFGDAPAVLVNNAGFFSLATVDATTLEDFRSAIDVNLVAPFHLTHAFLPAMRARRSGHIVTIGSIADHMVFPENAAYAASKFGARALHEVLRAELKGSGVRATLVSPSAVDTPLWDPVNPDERPGFTARRDMLRAEAVAAAVMFAVTQPADVNVDELRLSGA, encoded by the coding sequence ATGAAAACCGGCGCGACGGCGGTCGTGTCCGGCGCGTCTCGCGGCATCGGCCTCGCCACGTCGCGCGCGTTGGCGGGCGCCGGGCACCGCGTCGCCATGCTGGCGCGAAGCGCCGACGCGCTCGCGGCCGCGGCCCGCTCGATTGGTGACCTCGCGATCGCGATTCCCTGCGACGTCACCGACAACCTCGCGCTGGACGCGGCCCTCGCCCGCGTGAACGACGAGTTCGGCGACGCGCCGGCGGTGCTGGTCAACAACGCGGGGTTCTTTTCGCTCGCCACCGTCGACGCCACGACGCTCGAGGACTTTCGGTCGGCGATCGACGTGAACCTCGTGGCGCCGTTTCATCTGACGCACGCGTTCCTTCCCGCGATGCGCGCGCGCCGGTCGGGACACATCGTCACAATCGGCTCGATCGCGGATCACATGGTGTTTCCCGAGAACGCGGCGTACGCGGCGAGCAAGTTCGGCGCGCGCGCCCTGCACGAAGTGCTGCGCGCGGAGCTCAAGGGAAGCGGGGTCCGCGCGACGCTCGTCTCGCCGTCGGCCGTCGACACGCCGCTCTGGGACCCGGTCAATCCGGACGAGCGGCCGGGCTTCACCGCCCGCCGCGATATGCTTCGCGCCGAGGCGGTCGCGGCCGCGGTGATGTTCGCCGTGACGCAGCCGGCGGACGTGAACGTCGACGAGCTGCGTCTGTCGGGAGCGTAG
- a CDS encoding 6-carboxytetrahydropterin synthase, with protein sequence MPNVTVVRRLQFNAAHRVHNPSLSDAENKTLFGKCNNPNWHGHNYTLDVSVTGPVEERTGYVIDLAVVKRIVTREVIDKVDHRNLNLEVDFLRGVIPTTENFVVAMWRVLKPALAPARLTRLVLWETPNNYVEYDGT encoded by the coding sequence ATGCCCAACGTCACGGTGGTTCGCCGCCTCCAGTTCAATGCCGCGCACCGCGTCCACAACCCGTCGCTTTCCGACGCCGAGAACAAAACGCTGTTCGGCAAGTGCAACAACCCGAATTGGCACGGCCACAACTACACGCTCGACGTCTCGGTCACCGGACCGGTCGAGGAACGAACGGGCTACGTGATCGACCTGGCGGTCGTCAAGCGGATCGTGACGCGCGAAGTGATCGACAAGGTCGATCACAGGAACCTCAACCTCGAGGTCGATTTCCTGCGCGGCGTCATTCCGACGACCGAGAACTTCGTCGTCGCCATGTGGCGCGTGCTCAAGCCGGCCCTGGCGCCCGCGCGCCTGACGCGGCTGGTGCTGTGGGAGACCCCGAACAACTACGTCGAGTACGACGGTACATGA
- a CDS encoding GNAT family N-acetyltransferase — protein MATSRAFRPQVFDGPTRATADDIGELNQVFSESFTERYRRDGMVGVRVPFLNPSIWRYALEDAAEGAMIWRDDRDHIAAFNMVHRSGAEGWMGPLAVRTEYQGNGMGKEIVQRGVEWLKAQGSSVIGLETMPRTMDNIGFYSRLGFLPGRLTITMTLEAQNAIDAGGMLLFGRLSPRARDDALGQCRALVQRLLPGYDYSREITLTSDLSVGDTVLLYDGDRVVGFALAHTAPLVEGRAREELRVLKLALEDESRFEDMLRAVGDLARRSGTRRVSLRVQGEFAAAYRRVIAMGANVRWTDLRMSLSAYEERRPEHGLVLSNWEI, from the coding sequence ATGGCGACGTCGCGAGCGTTTCGTCCGCAGGTGTTCGACGGTCCGACCCGCGCGACGGCGGACGACATCGGCGAGCTGAACCAGGTCTTCAGCGAATCGTTCACGGAGCGTTATCGCCGTGACGGCATGGTCGGGGTGCGGGTGCCGTTTCTCAACCCGTCGATCTGGCGCTACGCGCTCGAGGACGCGGCCGAAGGCGCGATGATCTGGCGAGACGACCGCGATCACATCGCCGCCTTCAACATGGTGCACCGTTCCGGCGCGGAAGGATGGATGGGTCCGCTCGCCGTGCGGACCGAGTACCAGGGGAACGGGATGGGGAAGGAGATCGTGCAGCGGGGCGTCGAGTGGCTCAAGGCGCAGGGGTCATCGGTCATCGGGTTGGAGACGATGCCGCGCACGATGGACAACATCGGGTTCTATTCGCGGCTCGGATTTCTCCCCGGCCGGCTGACGATCACGATGACGCTCGAAGCGCAGAACGCGATCGACGCCGGCGGGATGCTTCTGTTCGGCCGGCTGTCTCCTCGCGCGCGCGATGACGCGCTCGGCCAGTGCCGCGCGCTCGTACAGCGCTTGCTTCCGGGATACGACTATTCGCGGGAGATCACGCTCACGAGCGATCTGTCGGTCGGGGATACCGTCTTGCTGTACGACGGCGACCGTGTCGTGGGCTTTGCGTTGGCGCACACGGCCCCGCTCGTCGAAGGTCGCGCGCGCGAGGAGCTGCGCGTGCTGAAGCTGGCGCTCGAGGACGAGTCGCGGTTCGAGGACATGCTGCGCGCGGTGGGCGATCTCGCGCGACGCAGCGGAACGCGCCGCGTCTCGCTGCGCGTGCAGGGCGAATTCGCGGCCGCCTACCGCCGTGTCATCGCGATGGGCGCGAACGTGCGATGGACGGACCTACGAATGTCCTTGAGTGCGTATGAAGAGCGACGCCCGGAGCACGGGCTCGTCTTGTCCAACTGGGAAATCTGA
- a CDS encoding SMC family ATPase: protein MRLNSLRLTNFRQHVDTHIDFSTGITGIIGPNGSGKSTILEAMAWALYGAPAARGKRESIRSYRAGPRAVVKVDLEFELGAHRYLVSRGLTNAELYLDGASSPIATSISGVTDVLARRLGMNRDEFFHTYFTGQKELAVMAAMGPTERGQFLSRVLGYERLRAAQDLARERRKMLVAEATGLRAGMPDADIVQGALADAKARIAESTSKANEFGLRRTTARKTVEEIAPRWESMQRDRERSQTLTAESRVSDGELTSVAREISRIDRELGEAATGRAELDGVRRELAPLPSLEAELKELDRSAAEAGRKRTLTENEATLAKEIAQLRERASKIEFTPAVETEVATSLKQSRESLDETQRALEAAQTDWVRDKQEAETKRHALIEQLKDVRAQRDQIVELGEGGICPICARPLGTHFRSVLDVLDNQIETITVDGKYFRARIEQLAATPPEITALGERRRELMDTSAKLERRVAEIQSGLRSLSTIHVDLIAKEERHSTVSRELAALAVSYDAARHGEVRTAVERLMPLAVRATKLAAQLEREPLLVEERTAVRSKLDDIQRRRAEIDRQKKALAFSEDGFNALRGRFDAAEAELRSAELAAVGAETELAAAKVALASAEQSRAELARAEERLVVLGRDRKLHEELDRAFSDLRTELNVAMRPEISDLASRYIRELTDGRYTEFELDDDYQIVLLEDGIPKPVISGGEEDLANLVLRLAISEMIAERAGQAFSLLVLDEVFGSLDESRRQNVVGLLQRLHDRFEQIILITHIESVREAPVDRVITVSYDDEAGMSRVDAEAARSDDPQLALHAGAAD from the coding sequence ATGCGACTGAACAGCCTGCGCCTCACGAACTTCCGGCAGCACGTCGACACGCACATCGACTTCTCGACGGGCATCACCGGAATCATCGGGCCGAACGGGTCGGGCAAGTCGACGATTCTCGAAGCGATGGCGTGGGCGCTGTACGGCGCGCCGGCCGCGCGTGGCAAGCGAGAGTCGATTCGTTCGTATCGCGCGGGACCGCGCGCCGTCGTCAAAGTCGACCTCGAGTTCGAGCTCGGCGCGCATCGATATCTCGTTTCGCGCGGGCTGACCAACGCCGAGTTGTATCTCGACGGCGCATCCTCGCCGATCGCGACGTCGATCTCCGGGGTGACGGACGTGCTGGCGCGACGGCTGGGGATGAACCGCGACGAGTTCTTCCACACCTACTTCACGGGACAGAAAGAGCTGGCCGTGATGGCGGCGATGGGCCCGACCGAACGCGGCCAATTTCTCTCGCGCGTCCTCGGCTACGAGCGGTTGCGCGCGGCACAGGATCTCGCCCGCGAGCGGCGCAAGATGCTCGTCGCCGAGGCGACGGGTCTTCGCGCGGGCATGCCGGACGCCGATATCGTTCAGGGCGCCCTCGCCGACGCGAAGGCTCGCATCGCCGAGAGCACCAGCAAGGCGAATGAATTCGGCCTTCGGCGAACGACCGCTCGGAAGACGGTGGAGGAGATTGCGCCGCGCTGGGAATCGATGCAGCGCGATCGCGAGCGGTCGCAGACCCTGACCGCTGAATCGCGCGTCTCGGATGGCGAACTGACGTCGGTGGCGCGGGAAATCTCCCGGATCGATCGCGAGCTGGGCGAGGCGGCCACGGGGCGCGCCGAACTGGATGGCGTGAGACGTGAGCTCGCGCCGCTGCCGTCGCTCGAGGCCGAGCTCAAGGAGCTCGATCGCAGCGCCGCCGAAGCCGGGCGCAAGCGAACGCTCACGGAAAACGAAGCGACGCTTGCCAAGGAAATCGCGCAGCTGCGCGAGCGGGCATCCAAGATTGAATTCACCCCCGCAGTCGAGACCGAAGTCGCGACGTCGCTCAAGCAGTCGCGCGAATCGCTCGACGAGACTCAGCGGGCGCTGGAGGCCGCGCAGACCGACTGGGTGCGCGACAAGCAGGAAGCGGAGACGAAGCGCCACGCGCTCATCGAGCAGCTGAAAGACGTCCGCGCGCAACGCGATCAGATCGTGGAGCTCGGCGAGGGCGGGATCTGTCCGATCTGCGCTCGGCCGCTCGGCACGCATTTCCGTTCGGTGCTCGACGTGCTCGACAACCAGATCGAGACGATCACCGTCGACGGGAAATATTTCCGCGCGCGCATCGAGCAACTGGCGGCCACACCGCCCGAGATCACCGCGCTCGGCGAACGGCGCCGCGAGCTGATGGATACGTCAGCCAAGCTCGAACGGCGCGTCGCCGAGATTCAGTCGGGTTTGCGTAGCCTGTCCACCATCCACGTCGATCTCATCGCCAAGGAAGAGCGACACTCCACCGTCTCGCGCGAGCTCGCGGCGTTGGCGGTGAGCTACGATGCGGCGCGTCACGGCGAGGTCCGCACGGCGGTCGAGCGATTGATGCCGCTAGCGGTGCGCGCGACGAAGCTGGCGGCACAGCTCGAACGTGAGCCGCTCCTGGTCGAAGAGCGTACGGCCGTGCGGTCCAAGCTGGACGACATCCAGCGACGCAGGGCCGAGATCGATCGTCAGAAGAAGGCGCTGGCCTTCTCGGAAGACGGCTTCAACGCTCTCCGCGGACGGTTCGACGCGGCTGAGGCCGAGCTTCGCTCGGCCGAGCTGGCCGCGGTGGGCGCCGAAACGGAGCTCGCCGCCGCGAAGGTCGCGTTGGCGTCGGCCGAGCAATCGAGGGCCGAGCTGGCGCGCGCGGAGGAGCGCCTGGTCGTGCTCGGCCGGGATCGCAAGCTGCACGAAGAACTGGACCGCGCTTTTTCAGACCTCCGGACCGAGCTAAACGTTGCGATGCGCCCCGAGATCTCGGATCTGGCCAGCCGGTACATTCGGGAGTTGACGGATGGCCGATATACCGAGTTCGAGTTAGATGACGACTACCAGATCGTCCTTCTGGAGGATGGGATCCCGAAGCCAGTCATTTCCGGGGGCGAAGAGGATCTCGCCAATCTCGTACTCCGCCTAGCAATTTCAGAGATGATCGCCGAACGCGCCGGTCAGGCTTTTTCGCTTCTCGTGCTCGACGAAGTGTTCGGCTCGCTCGACGAGTCGCGCCGGCAGAACGTCGTCGGCCTGCTGCAGCGCCTGCACGATCGGTTCGAGCAGATCATCCTCATCACGCACATCGAGTCGGTGCGCGAGGCGCCGGTGGACCGCGTGATCACCGTGAGCTACGACGACGAAGCGGGGATGTCGCGCGTGGATGCGGAGGCGGCGCGCAGCGACGACCCACAGCTGGCGCTTCATGCGGGGGCCGCGGACTGA
- a CDS encoding DNA repair exonuclease: MRLVHLSDLHLGYRQYQRLTPTGVNQREADVATTFRVVVDRIIELRPELVVVAGDVFHNVRPSNQAIVHAFLQFSRLVTALPESAIVLVAGNHDTPRTSETGGILQLFAQLNGIDVVDRQPRRLSFPHLDLSVLAVPDVPGLVKPSFTIDSDARYNVLAMHCGIEGLADNVAWDRPPVEVSPSELNAPAWDYVALGHYHVYRELKPNAFFSGSIDYTSVDTWGEKREEADGPKGKGFIEYDLVERTQTFHPLPPSRPLIELPSIDARNLVAADIDHRIRAIVDACVDGIDDKIVRLTVWDIPRHIARELDHKTIRDYKRRALSFQLDLRRPELNRVTSSGAPMRRPSLNEIVREKLAARVIDADVDRDTLIERAIAYLDEAQVAAVVSTPPAAIEA; the protein is encoded by the coding sequence ATGCGCCTGGTTCACCTCTCCGACCTGCACCTCGGCTACCGGCAGTATCAGCGTCTGACGCCGACCGGGGTCAACCAACGCGAAGCCGACGTCGCCACGACGTTCCGGGTGGTGGTGGACCGGATCATCGAGTTGCGGCCGGAGCTCGTCGTGGTGGCCGGCGACGTCTTCCACAACGTCCGTCCCTCGAATCAGGCGATCGTCCACGCGTTCTTGCAGTTCAGCCGGCTGGTCACCGCGCTGCCGGAATCGGCGATCGTGCTCGTGGCGGGGAATCACGATACTCCGCGCACGAGCGAGACGGGCGGGATCCTCCAGCTCTTCGCGCAGCTGAACGGCATCGACGTCGTCGACCGTCAGCCGCGGCGGCTCTCGTTTCCGCACCTCGACCTCTCGGTGTTGGCCGTGCCGGACGTGCCGGGCTTGGTGAAGCCGTCGTTCACGATCGATTCGGACGCGCGGTACAACGTGCTGGCGATGCACTGCGGGATCGAAGGCCTCGCGGACAACGTGGCGTGGGACCGTCCGCCGGTCGAAGTGTCGCCCTCCGAGCTGAATGCGCCTGCCTGGGACTACGTCGCGCTCGGACACTACCACGTGTACCGCGAGCTCAAGCCCAACGCTTTTTTCAGCGGCTCGATCGACTACACGAGCGTCGATACGTGGGGTGAAAAGCGCGAAGAAGCCGACGGCCCGAAGGGAAAGGGTTTCATCGAATACGACCTCGTCGAGCGGACGCAGACGTTTCATCCGCTGCCGCCGTCGCGTCCCCTCATCGAGCTGCCGTCGATCGACGCGCGCAATCTCGTCGCGGCGGACATCGACCACCGAATCCGCGCCATCGTCGACGCGTGCGTCGACGGCATCGACGACAAGATCGTGCGTCTCACGGTGTGGGACATTCCGCGGCACATCGCGCGCGAGCTGGACCACAAGACGATTCGCGACTACAAGCGACGCGCGTTGAGCTTCCAGCTCGATCTCCGGCGCCCGGAGCTGAATCGCGTGACGTCGTCCGGGGCGCCGATGCGGCGGCCGTCGCTCAACGAAATCGTCCGCGAGAAGCTGGCCGCTCGAGTGATCGACGCCGACGTCGACCGCGACACGCTGATCGAGCGGGCGATCGCGTATCTGGACGAAGCGCAAGTCGCGGCCGTCGTTTCGACGCCGCCGGCGGCGATCGAGGCGTGA